Proteins from one Malaya genurostris strain Urasoe2022 chromosome 2, Malgen_1.1, whole genome shotgun sequence genomic window:
- the LOC131429881 gene encoding glutamate receptor ionotropic, NMDA 2C-like, translated as MEDSEEHDYNQRLIKGIDLGCDSFVMDGKTAVTFLSTFITSHDKATYKNPIKPVIIVQDPFVVDDRDNLDIIRKHPVLLTEIPLVLILEIGTDQISLLTHRFVSSTEEAEDLILLDTFSMNNESFSLEENLFPDKTRNLNRKMYRLASFRIIPHFVYTPISGDQWMAKYKNQTVKINGMGGLIMVEFCRKHNCTWDIAIDQEGQWGMIFENGTGDGIIGTVYERRADVGVGSLLLWENAHWHLGFSSPIRKVGISCIAPRPHMIPSWQIIGFVFAVDVWIFVAVCIICCSAMYLFISHVDPGCEVKGVAWNALNVWAIVLFQAAEILHNSVSQSVLSIALLIFAINLGNIFAGKNASLRTFPPFEPPIDTLQDLAERDIIWIQTHEAWVHSLQNPFNAYLRKIKDNFRIHLMPEIKDIADEGRVAIGVSRLNYGYNMIGDFITDENVVLYRLMKEDLYHDYEVSMTTKTWPLREQLSDLILRIVESGVRSYQEPIVAQQIMNFGVQTTILHSRDREQIPPTPMNCNDMLGSFMLLGAGIVSAILVFIGELLMEYYKKRKLSGGANVFKISSLK; from the exons ATGGAAGATTCTGAAGAACATGACTACAATCAACGTTTGATAAAAGGCATTGATCTGGGTTGTGATTCTTTTGTAATGGATGGAAAAACCGCAGTAACTTTTTTGAGTACGTTCATTACAAGTCACGATAAGGCCACATACAAGAATCCCATCAAACCGGTTATCATCGTACAAGATCCGTTCGTGGTGGATGATCGGGATAACTTGGACATCATTCGTAAACATCCGGTGCTGTTAACGGAAATACCTCTAGTTCTAATACTAGAAATCGGAACGGATCAAATTTCACTATTGACTCATCGTTTTGTGTCATCTACAGAAGAAGCAGAAGATTTGATCCTGCTGGACACCTTCTCAATGAACAACGAATCATTTTCACTTGAAGAAAACCTATTTCCGGACAAAACGAGGAACTTGAATCGCAAAATGTATCGATTGGCAAGCTTTCGAATAATCCCTCATTTCGTGTATACTCCAATTTCCGGCGATCAATGGATGGCCAAATACAAGAATCAAACGGTTAAGATCAATGGAATGGGTGGTTTAATAATGGTGGAATTTTGTCGCAAACATAATTGCACCTGGGATATTGCTATTG ATCAAGAGGGACAATGGGGTATGATTTTCGAAAATGGAACCGGGGATGGTATCATCGGTACAGTCTACGAACGCCGAGCAGACGTTGGAGTGGGTTCGCTTCTACTTTGGGAAAACGCTCACTGGCACTTGGGATTCTCGTCTCCTATTCGTAAAGTGGGGATATCATGTATTGCTCCACGACCCCA TATGATTCCTTCGTGGCAAATTATTGGCTTTGTTTTCGCAGTAGACGTTTGGATTTTTGTTGCAGTTTGCATTATCTGTTGCTCAGCCATGTACCTTTTCATTTCACATGTCGATCCTGGTTGTGAAGTAAAAGGTGTAGCTTGGAATGCATTGAACGTTTGGGCCATAGTCTTGTTCCAAGCAGCGGAAATTCTACACAACTCGGTTTCACAAAGTGTACTCTCAATTGCCCTACTGATATTTGCCATCAATTTAGGAAACATTTTTGCTGGAAAGAATGCAAGCTTGAGAACATTTCCGCCGTTCGAACCTCCGATTGATACTTTGCAGGATTTGGCCGAAAGGGATATAATCTGGATTCAAACCCACGAGGCATGGGTTCATTCCTTACAGAATCCATTCAAT GCTTATCTGCGAAAAATAAAAgataatttcagaattcatcTTATGCCGGAAATAAAGGACATAGCCGACGAAGGACGCGTTGCTATCGGTGTCAGCAGGctaaattatggatataacatgATAGGAGATTTCATAACCGACGAAAATGTCGTTTTGTACCGGTTGATGAAGGAGGATCTGTATCATGACTACGAAGTGTCCATGACCACTAAGACATGGCCCCTGCGGGAACAATTGTCGGATTTGATTCTTCGTATTGTGGAATCCGGTGTTCGTTCTTATCAGGAACCCATAGTGGCGCAACAAATCATGAATTTCGGTGTGCAAACTACGATTTTACATTCACGAGACAGAGAGCAGATTCCGCCAACTCCAATGAATTGTAACGATATGTTAGGCTCCTTCATGCTTCTTGGTGCCGGAATAGTGAGTGCGATATTAGTGTTTATTGGCGAATTGCTAATGGAATATTACAAAAAACGCAAGCTCTCAGGTGGGGCaaatgtgttcaaaatttcaagtttaAAATAA
- the LOC131429882 gene encoding forkhead box protein I1: MTQLEDDVLLNNLLKFPGTIIIYNNDLNSYNYVLNGHNSIPLATNSTPLENGSMDLNGAVSINVETIPSEPPLESPATSTSTDSLQSQHDDICSASNSSLVTDSAANTSGSIQEDCDGEEVDIGDDSEPELTNLSWLTELKNITNLTPSDAPLTDLPTARFNKFIAQVRRSRESYDKHKDQYMTLSNSEEKPPFNYAQIIAMAMLDEGRMTLKQICKWIQEKFVYYKVHKNWNNSIRHNLSLSFYFTKVSRAKDEKGKGGYWELSMDVSKSERKRIRVRQRNRGKSTGSSARNRNRLRKSSNDNVSASNDNLPSLDEISSAKSPDGNNNNSSDIITNTNTSAESISEDDQIIQTAIMDTTNPAEVGSTSEQAYRPSESSEIAILEEQLIKTSALVENDTLNFDSIINAETTSNIFRTLNVDEIFSGNEIPQPANDDIIVPFFGNNGQQTIQTGPNVIVETIPYFLPDMVSFDDQDFGNLININEQEISDEFLNEHGFL; the protein is encoded by the exons GCTACAATTACGTTCTGAATGGTCACAATTCGATTCCACTAGCCACTAATAGCACACCGCTAGAAAATGGTTCAATGGATTTGAACGGCGCAGTATCGATCAATGTAGAAACGATCCCATCAGAACCTCCCCTAGAGTCCCCAGCGACATCAACATCGACGGACTCGCTGCAAAGTCAGCACGATGACATCTGCAGCGCCAGTAACAGTAGCCTTGTAACGGACTCGGCGGCCAACACCTCCGGTAGCATCCAGGAGGACTGCGACGGAGAAGAAGTGGACATCGGAGACGACTCGGAACCGGAACTGACCAACCTCTCCTGGTTAACGGAATTGAAAAACATTACCAATCTAACGCCATCCGATGCACCACTGACGGATCTCCCGACGGCTCGTTTCAATAAATTTATAGCTCAAGTACGAAG AAGTCGCGAATCGTACGACAAGCACAAGGATCAGTACATGACTCTATCGAATTCAGAAGAGAAACCACCATTCAACTATGCGCAAATCATCGCTATGGCCATGTTGGACGAAGGCCGGATGACACTGAAGCAGATCTGTAAATGGATACAAGAAAAATTTGTCTACTACAAAGTTCATAAAAATTGGAAT aaCTCCATCCGCCACAACTTATCGTTGAGTTTCTACTTTACAAAAGTTTCCCGAGCCAAAGATGAAAAAGGCAAGGGTGGCTATTGGGAACTTTCCATGGACGTATCCAAAAGTGAACGGAAGCGGATTCGAGTGCGACAGCGCAATCGAGGTAAATCTACCGGGTCGTCAGctcgtaaccgaaatcggttacgTAAATCAAGCAACGACAATGTATCTGCAAGTAATGATAATTTACCGTCACTGGACGAAATTTCTTCTGCAAAAAGTCCCGACGGAAACAACAACAATTCAAGTGATATCATCACCAATACCAACACAAGTGCCGAAAGTATTTCCGAAGATGATCAAATCATTCAAACAGCCATCATGGACACCACCAACCCCGCCGAAGTCGGTTCCACAAGCGAACAAGCTTACAGGCCGAGTGAATCGTCGGAGATTGCCATACTCGAAGAACAGCTGATTAAAACAAGTGCCTTGGTAGAGAATGATACCCTGAATTTTGATTCTATCATAAACGCCGAAACTACCAGCAATATATTTAGGACTCTGAACGTTGACGAG ATTTTCTCCGGAAACGAGATACCCCAACCCGCCAACGACGACATAATCGTGCCGTTCTTCGGCAATAATGGCCAACAAACGATCCAGACTGGACCCAACGTTATCGTGGAAACGATTCCCTATTTCCTTCCGGATATGGTCAGCTTTGATGATCAGGATTTTGGCAATCTGATCAACATCAACGAACAGGAGATCAGCGACGAGTTCCTCAACGAGCATGGCTTTCTATAA